In the genome of Salinispirillum sp. LH 10-3-1, one region contains:
- the phnE gene encoding phosphonate ABC transporter, permease protein PhnE, giving the protein MSQLKADSAMTVGRMWKKPHFIANPWLRYGLIVVTLVYLYWAFSTLPFNWTRISEGLPRAARIFGGAFPPSFERGGLLWTGFKESFQIAFLATLLGVFLSVPIAVMAAKNVAPKPIYLLGRGIIIVSRSFHPVIVAILFVAAVGFGPLAGILTLTLYSIGFVAKLLAEEIEEIDWGQVEAMRSVGAGYLKMLVYGVFPQIMPRQIGLSMYQLDSNLRASAVVGIVGAGGIGGTLMNAFGRYDYDFAFAILLLIIGIILISEGVSGWVRKKIW; this is encoded by the coding sequence ATGAGCCAACTCAAAGCAGATTCTGCTATGACGGTAGGCCGCATGTGGAAGAAACCACATTTTATCGCCAATCCGTGGCTACGCTACGGCTTAATCGTAGTGACATTAGTTTATCTGTACTGGGCTTTCTCAACACTCCCTTTTAACTGGACACGTATTTCAGAGGGCCTACCTCGTGCGGCACGTATCTTTGGAGGTGCTTTTCCACCCAGTTTTGAGCGAGGTGGACTGCTGTGGACGGGGTTTAAGGAAAGCTTCCAGATTGCATTTCTAGCTACCCTACTCGGGGTTTTTCTGTCAGTACCCATTGCTGTTATGGCAGCTAAAAACGTAGCACCCAAGCCTATATACCTGCTAGGTCGCGGTATCATTATCGTTTCACGTAGCTTTCATCCGGTGATCGTTGCCATTTTGTTTGTCGCTGCTGTCGGGTTCGGTCCGTTAGCAGGCATTCTTACTCTAACCCTATACTCCATTGGCTTTGTCGCCAAACTACTGGCCGAGGAAATAGAGGAGATTGACTGGGGCCAAGTGGAGGCCATGCGCTCAGTGGGCGCCGGTTATTTGAAAATGTTGGTCTATGGCGTTTTTCCACAAATCATGCCGCGTCAAATCGGCCTGTCCATGTATCAGCTGGACAGTAACCTGAGAGCATCGGCTGTTGTTGGCATTGTCGGCGCCGGCGGTATTGGCGGTACATTGATGAATGCCTTTGGCCGGTATGACTATGATTTCGCATTTGCCATTCTCTTGCTGATCATTGGCATTATCTTGATCAGTGAAGGTGTCAGCGGCTGGGTGAGGAAAAAAATATGGTAG
- a CDS encoding DUF6500 family protein gives MRDGLRNKIISVCDKKLHTKGSAVGVSFYAFFANKNDDPELLMEAATWWMQTHRLDHFEKATKIKQMVEAGL, from the coding sequence ATGCGAGATGGACTACGCAATAAAATCATCAGCGTGTGCGACAAGAAGTTACACACCAAGGGCAGCGCCGTTGGTGTTTCTTTCTACGCTTTCTTCGCCAATAAGAATGATGATCCTGAGCTGCTGATGGAAGCAGCGACGTGGTGGATGCAAACCCACAGGCTAGACCACTTCGAGAAGGCGACGAAAATCAAGCAGATGGTGGAGGCAGGGCTCTAA
- a CDS encoding RidA family protein produces the protein MTSPSPIFHMLPDAPDPVAPFSHAVEHDGWVLLTGQMPFLGTDLGSGYPEGIEAQTRQVMKNLTAVLEGCGLGLQNVLQVRIYLTNFDRDYDQMNAVYASYFPADRRPARTCIGVGGLAKGALIEIDMVARRF, from the coding sequence ATGACCTCACCTTCTCCGATCTTCCATATGCTCCCGGATGCACCAGACCCCGTTGCACCCTTTAGTCATGCTGTTGAGCACGATGGCTGGGTGTTACTCACTGGACAGATGCCGTTTCTTGGCACGGATTTGGGCTCTGGTTACCCAGAAGGCATTGAAGCGCAGACGCGTCAGGTTATGAAGAACCTAACTGCCGTACTGGAAGGTTGTGGCTTGGGGCTACAGAATGTATTGCAAGTGCGTATCTACCTGACGAATTTCGACCGCGACTACGACCAGATGAATGCAGTATATGCGTCCTACTTCCCAGCAGACAGGCGCCCGGCACGCACCTGTATCGGCGTCGGCGGGCTCGCCAAGGGGGCGTTGATTGAGATCGATATGGTGGCGCGTCGTTTTTAG
- a CDS encoding MaoC family dehydratase, whose translation MNVIDLIKEKKERLTKNQAEFRDLIAPQWRDYWNELWQSARNHQWVNWVLDQDRKVVGSELVELTNCEHPKAEALRKQLLSQLGEVVYVGDWLTVEQARVNAFAEVTEDRQWIHTDPVRAEQESPFKATIAHGFLTLSLLPRLTSSIDGTDSHYAAARMVVNLGLNKVRFPYPLKVGSRVRASKKVVGVEVVRRGLEVTEEITVEIENTRRPACVAETVVRLVF comes from the coding sequence ATGAACGTCATAGATTTAATTAAAGAAAAGAAGGAACGTCTGACTAAAAATCAGGCGGAATTTCGTGACCTGATCGCCCCTCAGTGGCGCGATTATTGGAACGAACTTTGGCAAAGCGCACGCAATCACCAATGGGTGAACTGGGTGCTGGACCAAGACCGCAAAGTCGTTGGCAGCGAACTCGTTGAACTGACGAATTGCGAGCACCCGAAAGCGGAAGCACTGCGAAAACAGCTGCTGAGCCAGCTTGGTGAAGTGGTGTATGTGGGTGATTGGTTGACCGTTGAGCAAGCCCGTGTCAATGCGTTTGCAGAAGTGACCGAAGACCGCCAGTGGATTCATACCGACCCGGTGCGTGCGGAACAAGAATCGCCGTTCAAAGCGACCATTGCGCATGGCTTTTTAACGCTGTCGCTGTTACCTCGCCTGACCAGCTCCATCGACGGCACCGACTCGCACTATGCCGCCGCTCGCATGGTGGTGAATCTGGGCTTGAACAAGGTCCGCTTTCCCTACCCATTAAAAGTGGGTAGCCGTGTGCGGGCTAGCAAGAAGGTGGTCGGTGTTGAAGTGGTGCGGCGCGGTCTGGAAGTGACCGAAGAGATCACTGTAGAGATTGAAAACACCCGCCGCCCGGCTTGCGTGGCCGAGACGGTGGTTAGATTGGTTTTTTAA
- a CDS encoding lmo0937 family membrane protein — MFETVAIVLIVLWLLGFVSSYTMGGFIHILLVIAVVVILLRVIRGRRL, encoded by the coding sequence ATGTTCGAGACCGTTGCAATTGTGCTCATAGTCCTATGGCTACTGGGCTTTGTTAGCTCATATACCATGGGCGGATTCATCCACATCCTCTTAGTCATCGCGGTCGTGGTGATCCTCCTTCGAGTCATCCGGGGTCGACGTTTATAG
- a CDS encoding metallopeptidase TldD-related protein, with protein sequence MTMPTFASTVLDRARAAGAEADLIVDAKESLSLKARDGALEEQAVSATRILGLRVIKDQQVGIAYSEATDDDALGQLVDQALLNARFSKPEPNELIPANRQTLQTDNAQLCPDSNFSPEQRIELALYLERTLASKPQIRNVPYNGVMEVISQHQVFSTQGLSASSRQRINHLYAYALAADGELTAMAGKGQAARLGEQLSADQVIADAHSEATAMLQGKSVPSGHYDVIFDPESQAELFDVFSIMLSGKSAQDGINPWRNRLGKQVAVAGFELSDQPLMTDGFGYALFDAEGTACATTPLVVDGVLQTLLHNSVTARQLNAANTGHAQRGPKSPLSVGAHQLHIAPGQSTQSDLTGGEYLELTDLQGTHSGANAISGDFSFGASGYLCRNGERIQPVRGITVAGNFYDMLNRINAIGDTARWNWQRSMLMPSLRFADMSISG encoded by the coding sequence ATGACCATGCCAACATTCGCCAGCACAGTATTGGACCGCGCTCGAGCAGCCGGTGCCGAAGCCGACCTGATTGTCGACGCTAAAGAATCGTTGTCGCTGAAAGCCCGTGACGGAGCGCTGGAAGAACAAGCCGTCAGCGCCACGCGCATTCTGGGCTTGCGTGTCATTAAGGACCAACAGGTTGGGATCGCTTACAGCGAAGCCACCGACGACGACGCACTTGGCCAGCTGGTTGATCAGGCGTTATTAAACGCCCGGTTCAGCAAACCTGAGCCGAACGAGCTGATCCCCGCCAACCGTCAAACCTTGCAGACCGACAACGCGCAACTGTGCCCGGACTCGAATTTCAGCCCGGAGCAACGCATTGAGTTGGCGCTATACCTAGAGCGTACCTTAGCGAGCAAGCCACAGATACGTAATGTGCCCTACAACGGCGTGATGGAAGTCATCAGCCAGCATCAGGTGTTCTCGACACAGGGTTTGAGTGCCTCCAGTCGGCAACGCATCAATCACCTGTACGCCTATGCGTTAGCCGCAGACGGCGAGCTGACGGCCATGGCCGGCAAAGGCCAAGCCGCCCGTTTGGGTGAGCAGCTCAGCGCTGACCAAGTGATTGCCGACGCGCACAGCGAGGCAACTGCCATGCTGCAGGGCAAGTCCGTGCCAAGCGGCCATTATGACGTGATCTTCGACCCTGAATCACAAGCTGAGCTGTTTGATGTTTTCAGTATTATGTTGTCCGGCAAGTCCGCCCAAGACGGCATCAACCCATGGCGCAACCGCCTTGGTAAGCAAGTAGCGGTGGCCGGTTTTGAGCTCAGCGATCAGCCACTCATGACGGACGGGTTCGGTTATGCGCTGTTCGACGCCGAAGGCACTGCGTGCGCCACCACCCCATTGGTGGTTGATGGTGTGTTGCAAACGCTGCTACACAACAGTGTGACCGCGCGGCAGCTTAACGCTGCTAATACCGGACATGCTCAACGTGGGCCTAAATCGCCTTTGAGTGTTGGCGCTCACCAACTGCACATAGCTCCGGGGCAAAGCACCCAAAGTGATCTGACCGGCGGCGAGTATCTTGAACTCACCGACCTGCAAGGTACACACTCAGGCGCCAATGCTATTTCGGGCGATTTCAGTTTCGGCGCCAGTGGCTACCTGTGTCGCAATGGCGAGCGGATACAGCCGGTGCGTGGCATCACGGTGGCAGGCAATTTCTACGACATGCTGAACCGCATCAATGCCATTGGCGACACTGCACGCTGGAATTGGCAGCGCAGCATGCTCATGCCGAGTTTGCGCTTTGCGGATATGTCGATTTCAGGCTGA
- the phnD gene encoding phosphate/phosphite/phosphonate ABC transporter substrate-binding protein, with the protein MTLKKRLFPSALLMASALLLGTSGYAMADCERGALDVIYCDENGDMVADLPKDSSKWQNPNTLIFAYTPVEDPAIYADIWQPFIDHLKQVTGRNVRFFAVQSNSAQVEAMRSGRLHIAGFSTGPTPFAVNLAGAVPFALMGSEDGEFGYRLQVFTHKNSDIYEMTDLKGKRVAHTSPTSNSGNQAPSALFPELGVVPGVDYEITFSGSHDQSMLGVVARDYDAAPVASEVVERMAARGLYDPEDVRLIWESDRFPTTSYTHAHNLHPDLVEKIREAFYTFEFAGTELGEEFEGVETFIPITYQDNWRVIRTIQAANGVRYTRDNLQ; encoded by the coding sequence ATGACTTTGAAAAAGAGATTGTTTCCCAGTGCTCTTCTTATGGCGAGCGCCCTATTGCTGGGCACCAGCGGCTATGCCATGGCCGATTGTGAGCGCGGTGCACTTGATGTGATCTACTGCGATGAAAACGGTGACATGGTTGCTGACTTACCGAAAGATTCTTCTAAATGGCAAAACCCGAATACACTGATCTTCGCTTACACGCCAGTAGAAGACCCCGCTATCTACGCAGATATCTGGCAGCCATTCATTGACCACCTGAAACAAGTAACAGGCCGTAATGTCCGCTTCTTTGCTGTGCAATCTAACTCGGCGCAAGTAGAAGCCATGCGCAGTGGTCGCTTGCATATTGCCGGGTTTTCTACTGGTCCCACGCCCTTTGCAGTGAATCTTGCGGGCGCAGTGCCGTTTGCTCTCATGGGTTCTGAGGATGGTGAGTTTGGCTACCGACTGCAGGTATTTACTCACAAGAATTCCGACATATATGAAATGACTGACCTGAAGGGTAAGCGAGTAGCTCATACGTCTCCAACATCCAACTCCGGCAATCAGGCTCCGTCAGCTCTGTTTCCTGAGTTAGGTGTAGTACCCGGTGTAGACTATGAAATCACTTTCTCTGGCAGCCATGATCAATCTATGCTGGGTGTCGTTGCACGCGATTATGATGCCGCTCCAGTCGCCTCTGAAGTGGTTGAGCGTATGGCGGCTCGTGGCTTGTATGATCCCGAAGATGTCCGCTTGATATGGGAATCCGACCGTTTCCCTACTACGTCTTACACCCACGCGCACAATCTGCACCCTGATTTGGTCGAGAAGATCCGGGAGGCATTCTACACCTTCGAATTTGCCGGCACGGAGTTAGGCGAAGAATTTGAAGGCGTTGAAACCTTCATACCCATCACCTACCAGGATAACTGGCGTGTAATCCGCACCATCCAGGCCGCTAATGGTGTTCGTTACACCCGCGACAACCTTCAATAA
- the phnE gene encoding phosphonate ABC transporter, permease protein PhnE, producing MVDQAAQITQRVWSRYDRKEQLIRYTIYLVTLIAVVWAVSDIDIFWPWVWDAPNQIQNLGARMWPPEFSAWTAIVNAMLETVHIATLSTLLTIFVALPVSYIAAQNTTPNKFTLWLGRFILVSSRSVNTIIWALLFVAIFGPGVLAGILAVMFRSIGFIGKLMGEAIEEIDRRPVEAMEATGASKMKVVLYAIVPQVLPAFFAIVVLRWDINIRESTVLGLVGAGGIGVLLQGSIDMFAWQTVATILMAIIVLVIIGEAITSILRKKVI from the coding sequence ATGGTAGATCAAGCAGCACAAATAACCCAACGCGTGTGGTCACGCTATGACCGAAAAGAGCAATTGATTCGCTATACTATTTATCTGGTGACTCTGATTGCGGTTGTCTGGGCAGTAAGTGACATTGATATTTTTTGGCCGTGGGTCTGGGACGCTCCCAACCAGATCCAGAATCTTGGGGCCCGCATGTGGCCGCCTGAGTTCAGTGCTTGGACTGCTATCGTTAATGCAATGCTGGAAACTGTGCACATCGCTACATTGTCAACCTTGCTGACAATCTTTGTCGCATTACCGGTGTCGTACATTGCGGCGCAGAACACCACACCCAATAAGTTCACTTTGTGGCTAGGCCGTTTTATTCTGGTGTCCAGTCGCTCGGTCAACACCATCATTTGGGCGCTGCTGTTTGTGGCTATTTTTGGTCCGGGTGTATTAGCGGGGATTCTGGCGGTGATGTTCCGATCCATTGGTTTTATTGGGAAATTGATGGGTGAGGCCATAGAAGAAATTGATCGTCGCCCCGTTGAGGCAATGGAGGCTACCGGTGCCAGCAAAATGAAGGTCGTCTTGTACGCCATTGTACCGCAGGTGCTACCCGCATTTTTTGCCATCGTCGTCCTGCGCTGGGACATCAATATCCGTGAATCCACAGTACTTGGTTTGGTGGGCGCCGGGGGCATTGGCGTTTTGCTGCAAGGATCAATTGACATGTTTGCATGGCAAACTGTCGCTACGATACTGATGGCGATCATTGTATTGGTGATTATTGGCGAGGCGATCACCAGCATTCTACGGAAAAAGGTCATCTGA
- a CDS encoding DeoR/GlpR family DNA-binding transcription regulator translates to MGAKERQDSILEWARKELHVEVEEIAQRFGVTPQTIRRDINKLCEQGLLRRRYGGVSLPTNAANSPISDRQIRNITTKQMIAQRIADSIPDDATVSLGVGSTCEQVARALIHHRSLKILTNNLSVASALSSNADIEVIVSGGQYRHNDHDVVGPEVTHFFSSFVTDFGIISTGSMDLENGLMDYDIREAEASRAIIANTRVRLLAADHSKWHLNAYCKVASFKYVDRLYTDAMPQEYRLGLPDTVSIVECGVQGNDKDTDDLLLSTRRNNG, encoded by the coding sequence ATGGGCGCCAAAGAACGACAAGACAGTATCCTCGAATGGGCCCGCAAAGAACTCCACGTAGAAGTGGAAGAAATTGCGCAACGCTTTGGTGTCACACCACAGACCATTCGACGCGATATCAACAAGCTTTGCGAACAGGGCTTGTTGCGTCGTCGGTATGGGGGTGTCAGCTTACCTACTAATGCCGCCAACAGCCCCATTAGCGATCGTCAGATTCGCAACATTACTACTAAGCAAATGATTGCCCAGCGAATAGCTGACTCAATCCCCGACGACGCTACCGTGAGCCTTGGTGTTGGCAGCACGTGTGAACAGGTCGCTCGCGCACTTATCCATCATCGGTCATTGAAGATTCTGACCAATAACCTAAGCGTCGCGTCAGCGTTGTCGAGCAACGCTGATATAGAAGTTATCGTCTCAGGTGGGCAATACCGACATAATGATCACGATGTAGTCGGGCCTGAAGTTACCCACTTCTTTAGCTCATTCGTAACCGACTTTGGCATCATCAGCACTGGCAGCATGGATTTAGAAAATGGCTTAATGGATTATGATATTCGTGAGGCGGAGGCCAGCAGAGCCATCATTGCGAATACTAGAGTTCGACTACTGGCAGCAGACCATAGCAAGTGGCATTTGAATGCCTATTGCAAAGTTGCATCGTTCAAGTATGTTGACCGCCTCTACACGGATGCGATGCCTCAGGAATATCGACTAGGTCTGCCCGATACCGTTTCGATTGTTGAGTGTGGTGTTCAGGGCAACGATAAGGATACAGATGACCTATTACTTAGCACCCGAAGAAATAATGGATGA
- the phnC gene encoding phosphonate ABC transporter ATP-binding protein encodes MLEINNLVKSYGRNEPVLKGLNLTVDGSSVVSIVGASGAGKSTMLRCINRLVEPTSGSVKLNGHELVNLRGRELRQARRRIGMVFQGFNLIDRLTVMENVLSGRLGYVSFFEALTRRFPQSDIDRAYHLMERVGIGHYANKRADQLSGGERQRVAVVRALMQEPEILLADEPTASLDPKTSQQIMSLLQTLASEMSLPVLINIHNVTQARMYTDRIVGMRHGQMIFDGAPKEFNQDALDAIYGGIESPEEDGKNEVTDSAMQAKEAVV; translated from the coding sequence ATGTTAGAGATCAACAACCTTGTTAAAAGTTATGGGCGGAATGAGCCGGTTCTAAAGGGGCTAAATCTGACGGTTGATGGCAGTAGTGTCGTCTCCATCGTTGGGGCCTCCGGCGCTGGCAAGAGTACCATGCTACGCTGCATCAATCGTCTGGTGGAACCGACTTCGGGGTCAGTAAAGCTAAATGGCCACGAGTTGGTGAACTTGCGTGGACGCGAGTTGCGCCAAGCTCGTCGTCGTATTGGCATGGTGTTCCAAGGCTTTAATCTTATTGACCGGTTAACGGTCATGGAAAACGTTCTCTCTGGCCGCTTAGGCTATGTATCTTTTTTTGAAGCGCTTACACGTCGATTTCCACAGTCAGACATTGACCGCGCGTACCATTTAATGGAGCGCGTGGGAATTGGGCATTATGCCAATAAGCGCGCAGATCAACTGTCCGGCGGCGAGCGCCAGCGGGTAGCCGTTGTCAGAGCACTTATGCAGGAACCAGAAATCCTGCTGGCGGATGAACCAACAGCTTCTCTCGACCCCAAAACGTCACAACAAATCATGAGCTTGTTACAAACCTTAGCGAGCGAAATGTCCTTGCCGGTGTTAATTAACATTCACAACGTAACTCAAGCTCGGATGTACACAGATCGAATTGTTGGGATGCGTCATGGGCAGATGATTTTTGATGGCGCTCCGAAGGAATTCAATCAAGACGCCTTAGATGCTATTTATGGCGGTATTGAGTCACCAGAAGAAGACGGCAAAAATGAAGTGACGGACAGTGCGATGCAGGCTAAGGAGGCGGTGGTATGA
- a CDS encoding HAD-IIB family hydrolase — translation MTALDYSQADILFTDVDDTLTTDGRLLPETYLAICQLAAAGVQVIPVTGGCAGWCDQIIRTWPVRAVIGEGGAFFIERESPQVTRWQFWGDKDQHRADQASILAAVSTLDVGFQPQLATDQPFRYVDVAIDYNQQQSLSDDKVQTLHGALSAKGFHVRQSSIHLNVWLGDFDKCTMALRVGKTLLGLNPDELRTRAVFIGDAPNDESMFEFFPLSVGVANIRHHLENMQARPAVVMNQRSGLGFAELADTWLKQLAKTPKSNLDLV, via the coding sequence ATGACAGCATTGGATTATAGTCAGGCCGACATTCTATTTACGGATGTAGATGACACGCTGACTACCGACGGGCGCTTGTTGCCCGAGACATACCTAGCTATCTGCCAGCTCGCGGCAGCGGGCGTTCAGGTGATTCCCGTTACCGGTGGTTGTGCGGGCTGGTGTGATCAGATTATTCGCACATGGCCCGTACGGGCAGTAATTGGTGAGGGGGGCGCATTTTTTATCGAGCGGGAATCTCCTCAAGTTACCCGGTGGCAGTTTTGGGGGGACAAAGATCAACATAGAGCCGATCAGGCTTCCATTCTGGCCGCTGTTTCGACGCTGGATGTCGGCTTTCAACCACAACTGGCTACTGATCAACCTTTTCGTTATGTCGACGTTGCGATAGATTACAATCAGCAACAATCGTTATCGGACGATAAGGTGCAGACATTACACGGAGCACTCTCGGCCAAGGGATTTCACGTTCGTCAAAGCTCTATACACCTGAACGTTTGGTTAGGTGACTTTGACAAGTGCACTATGGCATTGAGAGTGGGTAAGACGTTACTCGGATTAAACCCTGACGAGCTGAGAACCCGGGCGGTTTTTATTGGCGATGCGCCTAACGACGAAAGCATGTTTGAGTTTTTTCCGCTCAGCGTTGGTGTGGCAAACATCCGACATCATCTAGAAAATATGCAGGCTCGTCCTGCTGTCGTTATGAATCAGCGTTCCGGCCTAGGTTTTGCGGAATTGGCAGACACATGGCTGAAGCAGCTTGCGAAGACGCCGAAATCAAATCTGGATTTAGTTTAA
- a CDS encoding response regulator encodes MAAIFWVEDQSHWIDKFKPVLESTAFDDTPTQVQVFKFAEAACQHIRLADANQPPDIALLDANMNGNDEAGFSVSRALQRKWPGLPIIYLSEHSGTGIEQQAFETTSAQDFIAKHQLNIESVLCWRIKAVLRQHSVRQPESAALQSDQVLHSGDLRIDTTTWEVYWQGTKLMNPTNSQRPLAPTPRKILRYLVESAPRPLTTEQIADKLGADLERFSNANYRQHIRTLRLSFDQAMGGSGDFVALCKQGQGIAAFGDEGAYCWKPVTGAK; translated from the coding sequence ATGGCGGCCATTTTCTGGGTGGAAGACCAGTCGCATTGGATCGATAAATTTAAACCGGTGCTGGAAAGTACGGCCTTTGACGACACACCGACGCAGGTGCAGGTGTTTAAATTCGCCGAGGCGGCTTGTCAGCACATTCGGTTGGCTGACGCTAACCAACCCCCGGATATTGCCTTGCTCGACGCCAACATGAACGGCAACGACGAAGCCGGCTTTTCGGTGTCGCGTGCGCTGCAGCGCAAATGGCCGGGCTTGCCCATCATCTATCTGTCTGAACACAGCGGCACCGGTATTGAGCAACAAGCCTTTGAAACCACCAGTGCGCAAGACTTCATTGCCAAACATCAGCTCAATATTGAGTCGGTACTGTGCTGGCGCATCAAGGCCGTACTGCGCCAGCACAGTGTGCGTCAGCCAGAGTCTGCAGCGCTGCAGTCCGACCAAGTATTACACAGTGGTGATTTGCGCATCGACACCACTACGTGGGAAGTATACTGGCAAGGCACCAAGTTGATGAACCCGACCAACAGCCAGCGGCCACTCGCGCCGACACCGCGCAAAATTCTACGCTACTTGGTTGAGAGCGCGCCGCGTCCGCTCACCACTGAGCAAATAGCTGATAAATTAGGCGCTGATTTAGAGCGCTTTTCCAACGCCAATTACCGCCAGCATATTCGCACATTGCGCTTGTCGTTCGATCAAGCCATGGGTGGCTCGGGAGACTTCGTAGCGTTGTGCAAGCAAGGGCAGGGCATTGCGGCTTTCGGGGATGAAGGCGCGTATTGCTGGAAACCGGTCACAGGAGCCAAATAA
- a CDS encoding ATP-binding protein, giving the protein MAERLKGQLKDKQPEGRVQRVVFPWLSTLVGLLVVTYLLFHTEPELLLYYAVPSDLLRFEVKYAVLAAFVLILLIDLRRYRQQSARQKADLKALREQVRDLWLSKKQLQLKAHTYSGHADKLKLFISDKLLDYIEYDEKFLHFKSIAAEVRHNGVISFDKVQTALQNAGPEAHSALDAMRYLWDLLDLSTADNLALHISGHLAECEEQYYQRMLNPEDTPPLPHEPVFAPQHAAWRALSLVRADTPQLHGEGQGEQPEQTEWQLDDPQWHVQLQQPGALLGNENHLILLLENLLKNAQFFSGKRGYKSPRATISFLLDEIDGQVRIRIYNRGPHIKDEDRPNLFQLGFSTRRVREHHGRGLGLYFVNQIVKGYEGRIKVENMSAPDTTYTVRVELDNDEILTDSVRVQVVNGLPQCVDADGAWIDEKTWEYRKPVRSVEITAQDETKPQRKGEWASKGKQTWFDAAHPEHPHWQVTVQPKRGAHQLSFAPLDIRGVLFDVRLPTAEYRLEHADLLEEDIDAEVERLDEQFRTQIPY; this is encoded by the coding sequence ATGGCGGAGCGATTAAAAGGACAACTCAAAGACAAGCAACCCGAAGGCCGAGTGCAACGTGTGGTCTTCCCGTGGTTGAGTACGCTGGTCGGTTTGTTGGTGGTCACTTACTTGTTGTTTCACACCGAGCCGGAGCTGTTGCTGTATTACGCCGTGCCCTCGGACCTGTTACGGTTTGAGGTGAAGTACGCCGTATTGGCAGCCTTTGTGCTGATATTGTTGATAGATCTGCGACGTTATCGTCAGCAGTCGGCGCGGCAAAAAGCCGACCTCAAAGCCTTGCGTGAGCAGGTGCGTGATCTCTGGCTCAGTAAGAAGCAACTGCAACTCAAGGCGCATACCTATTCCGGCCATGCCGATAAGCTCAAGTTGTTTATCAGCGACAAGTTGCTGGATTACATTGAGTACGATGAAAAATTTCTGCATTTCAAAAGCATTGCAGCGGAAGTGCGCCACAACGGCGTGATCAGCTTTGACAAGGTGCAAACGGCGTTGCAAAACGCCGGCCCAGAGGCGCATTCCGCATTGGATGCCATGCGCTACCTGTGGGACTTGCTCGACCTTTCCACCGCAGACAATCTGGCGCTGCACATCAGTGGCCATTTAGCAGAATGCGAAGAACAGTATTATCAGCGCATGCTCAACCCCGAAGACACACCACCGCTGCCGCACGAACCCGTATTTGCGCCTCAGCACGCTGCGTGGCGTGCCTTGAGCTTGGTGCGTGCCGATACGCCACAGTTGCACGGAGAGGGGCAAGGTGAGCAGCCTGAACAGACGGAATGGCAGTTAGACGACCCACAATGGCATGTGCAGTTACAGCAACCCGGCGCGCTGCTGGGCAATGAAAACCATCTGATTTTGTTGTTAGAAAACCTGTTGAAGAACGCCCAGTTCTTTTCTGGCAAGCGCGGTTACAAAAGCCCACGCGCGACGATCAGCTTTTTGCTGGACGAGATCGATGGGCAGGTGCGCATTCGCATCTACAACCGTGGCCCGCACATCAAAGACGAAGACCGCCCGAACCTGTTCCAATTGGGCTTTTCAACTCGCCGCGTACGTGAACATCATGGCCGTGGTTTAGGCCTGTATTTTGTGAATCAGATCGTTAAAGGTTATGAAGGGCGGATCAAGGTCGAGAACATGTCGGCCCCGGATACGACCTACACTGTGCGTGTAGAACTGGACAACGACGAGATTCTGACCGACAGCGTGCGCGTGCAGGTAGTGAATGGCTTACCACAATGTGTCGACGCCGACGGCGCGTGGATCGATGAGAAGACATGGGAATATCGCAAGCCCGTACGTTCGGTAGAAATAACCGCTCAAGACGAGACCAAACCCCAGCGTAAAGGCGAATGGGCCAGCAAGGGCAAACAAACCTGGTTTGATGCTGCACACCCGGAGCATCCGCATTGGCAGGTCACGGTGCAGCCGAAGCGTGGCGCACACCAGCTGTCGTTTGCGCCCTTGGATATTCGCGGGGTGTTGTTCGATGTCCGCCTGCCGACGGCAGAGTACCGATTGGAGCACGCGGATCTGCTGGAGGAGGACATCGATGCGGAAGTAGAGAGGTTAGATGAGCAGTTTCGAACGCAAATTCCGTACTAG